From a single Capsicum annuum cultivar UCD-10X-F1 chromosome 12, UCD10Xv1.1, whole genome shotgun sequence genomic region:
- the LOC107851519 gene encoding protein LIKE COV 2: protein MAEEKDPTSTIPLSQATEDPEDPIKSPPAEPNSSTRKACCYFLQSWVSKKFMTGCVVLFPVAVTFFVTWWFIQFVDGFFSPLYEQLGIDIFGLGFVTSLVFVFLVGVFVSSWLGATVFWIGEWIIKRMPFVRHLYSASKQISSAVSPDQNTTAFKEVAIIRHPRVGEYAFGFITSSVTLQTDEGDEELCSVFVPTNHLYIGDVLLVNANDVIRPNMSIREGIEIIVSGGMTMPQRISHVARVARQSERIPLNRIK, encoded by the exons ATGGCAGAAGAGAAAGATCCGACTTCGACAATACCACTAAGTCAAGCTACTGAAGATCCTGAAGACCCCATCAAATCTCCTCCTGCTGAACCTAATTCTTCTACCCgcaag GCTTGCTGTTATTTTCTTCAAAGCTGGGTATCCAAGAAGTTTATGACTGGATG TGTGGTTCTCTTCCCTGTGGCGGTTACATTCTTTGTCACATGGTGGTTTATTCAGTTTGTTGATGGTTTCTTCAGTCCACTATATGAACAACTTGGTATTGACATATTTG GACTAGGATTTGTCACATCTCTTGTTTTCGTATTCTTAGTTGGAGTTTTTGTTTCATCTTGGCTGGGTGCTACTGTTTTCTGGATTGGGGAATGGATTATTAAGCGAATGCCATTCGTCAGACACTTATACTCGGCCTCAAAGCAGATTAGTTCTGCAGTATCTCCAG ACCAAAACACCACTGCTTTTAAGGAAGTGGCAATCATTCGTCATCCCCGTGTGGGTGAATACGCCTTTGGTTTTATAACATCATCAGTTACCCTTCAG ACAGATGAAGGGGATGAAGAATTGTGTAGTGTTTTTGTCCCTACAAACCATTTATACATTGGTGATGTACTCCTGGTTAACGCCAATGATGTTATAAGACCAAACATGTCCATCCGCGAAGGCATTG AGATCATCGTCTCTGGAGGAATGACCATGCCTCAAAGGATCTCTCATGTGGCAAGAGTTGCACGACAAAGTGAAAGAATTCCACTGAACAGAATTAAGTAA